Part of the Synechococcus sp. HK01-R genome is shown below.
CCGGCCACTTTGGCGATGGTTTCCTGACCCAGGTAGCAGCCTTTGCTCAGGCTCAGCCACTCCCCCAGGCCGAGTTCAAGGGGATTGGTCTCTCCGTTGAGTTCTCCGGTGCCGAGGGGCAGTCCCAGCCCTAGGCGCCAGCGTTCGAGTTCTTCAGCACTCGCAGTCGTTGGGGCGGTGGCAGCAGCGATGGCGGTCGATTGGCTTGATGCGGTCTTAGACCTTGAGGCGTCGCCCGACCACTGCACGTCCTCGTGCCAGCTGGTGTTGCTCAGCTCGGAGCGCAGGCGCTGTTGTCGATGCTGTTGTTTGATCGGCAGCAGGCGTACCCGGTCGGCGGGGAAGATCACCCGATCGAAGCCCGAGGCCAGGGCCTCGGCATCACCGGCCAGCACAAGAACGTCAGCGCCGCTGCTGTCCAGTTGGATCTCGAGCAGGGCCTGCAGGCGGCCGGTGGCACTGAGCCAGCAGCTGCGGATCAGTTGACTCTCGTTGGCCGCGTTCACATCCGCACTGGTCTGGCCGTGAAGGAAGGCCCGGGTGCCGCTGCCCTCGAGCCGCAGTAGCGGAAACCAGGCGTCCCAGAGCTTGTCGGATCCTGTGCCGTTCATGCCGCCAGCTCCTTCGCCCTGGCAGCCACTTGTTCGAGACGGAACAGGCTCATCAGCTCCAGATCGGCAGCGGCCATGGCTGCTGCACCCCCCTCCTCCCGGTCGACGATCGTCACCACCCGATTCACCACAAAGCCGGCATCACGCAGCTGGTTCACGGCTTTGATCGATGAGCCGCCCGTGGTGACCACGTCCTCGAGCACGGTCACGCGGCTGCCAGCCGGTGGGAGCGGTCCTTCCAACCAGGCGCCGGTGCCGTGGCCCTTGGCCTCCTTGCGCACGATCAAGGCATCCAGCGGTCTGCCGCTCTGGGCAGCGGCCATCGCGACGGCGCTCACCAGTGGATCGGCGCCGAGGGTGAGGCCTCCTACCGCCAGCGCATCCGCCTCCACCAGGTGAAGCATGGCGGGCCCAAGCATGGCCAGTCCGCTGCCGCTGAGCGCCACCGGTTTGCAGTTCACGTAGTGATCACTGCTGCGTCCGGAGGCCAGGGTGAAGCGGCCATGGCGGTAGGCCTCCCGGGCCAGACGGGTGAGCAGTGGATCGCGCGCGTCGTTCTGGGCGGGGGATGGAGTGCTCATCAGGGCTGGTGCATCGCGAATCCTGTGTCTAGTTTGCGCTCAACCCTGGAAACCTCTGTGGCAAGGCTTCCCCTCTCTCTGGTCCTGCTCGCTCTCGGCGGTTTGGCAGCACCGACGGCCTGGGCCAATCCGGTGGTTTGTACCACCAGCCTCGAGGCACCGGCGCCACTGAGCCCTTCCACGGACACTGCTCCGGCACCGGTGGAGGTCACCCACTGCGGACCGGTGGAGCGCACGGATCAGCTGGTGGTGAACCGCTTCTACACCTGGACAGCGCCCTACGCCCGGGGTGTTGACCTGCTCCATCAGGTCACGGATCTGCTGGGCATCGCCGTGGCCGGCCCGGAGGGCAACAGGGTGATGGGGCTTGGTTTCCCCGATCAGACCATCGTCTGGGATGGATCGGCGCTCCAGAACACCTACCAGGTGCTCCTGGAGGAGCAGAGCTCGCCAATTCCTTGGCGGACGGTGGATCTGAGCAGCGGTTTCAGTGGCAGCCTCGCTGGCGATCAGCCGGTGCAGAGGCTCGCTCCTGAGCCATCGTCGGTTCCGCCGGTTCGCGGCCTGTGGTAACACTTTGCAGGCACTGATTTTGGCGGCACTGTTTTGCAGCATTGTTCGTCAGGCCGGTGAGGGGGTCTAGCAATCTGGTGAATGCAGCGAACTCATAATTCGCCTAAGGCGAGTTCGATCCTCGCGACCC
Proteins encoded:
- a CDS encoding glycine cleavage T-protein, with translation MNGTGSDKLWDAWFPLLRLEGSGTRAFLHGQTSADVNAANESQLIRSCWLSATGRLQALLEIQLDSSGADVLVLAGDAEALASGFDRVIFPADRVRLLPIKQQHRQQRLRSELSNTSWHEDVQWSGDASRSKTASSQSTAIAAATAPTTASAEELERWRLGLGLPLGTGELNGETNPLELGLGEWLSLSKGCYLGQETIAKVAGRQGVKQQLRCWQLPAEATTTAAPLTIAAGQQLLQGDERAGVITSVLASEGRYQGLALVRRAALEASHLQLAGLATEHPVEIQLDVPAGFRDPELS
- the pyrE gene encoding orotate phosphoribosyltransferase → MSTPSPAQNDARDPLLTRLAREAYRHGRFTLASGRSSDHYVNCKPVALSGSGLAMLGPAMLHLVEADALAVGGLTLGADPLVSAVAMAAAQSGRPLDALIVRKEAKGHGTGAWLEGPLPPAGSRVTVLEDVVTTGGSSIKAVNQLRDAGFVVNRVVTIVDREEGGAAAMAAADLELMSLFRLEQVAARAKELAA
- a CDS encoding occludin/ELL family protein, with product MSSLRSTLETSVARLPLSLVLLALGGLAAPTAWANPVVCTTSLEAPAPLSPSTDTAPAPVEVTHCGPVERTDQLVVNRFYTWTAPYARGVDLLHQVTDLLGIAVAGPEGNRVMGLGFPDQTIVWDGSALQNTYQVLLEEQSSPIPWRTVDLSSGFSGSLAGDQPVQRLAPEPSSVPPVRGLW